The genomic window aggtgtggaagggtctaaggatggaaggaaagtattctaaggagggaacggatggtctatggaaggaaagcGAAGGAAGGCTGTTACGGGAAGgatagaaggaaagaaggaatgaaaggaaaataaaaagaaaaaggaaagcaggaaggaaaagaaagaaaacattACTCTAGAACCATCtatccttattttttctcttgatTCAGAGGAGGAGGGGCAAGACGACGCAGTAgaagaaattgaagaagaggaggaagaagaagaagcaggaaAGGTGCAGGAAGAGAACGGGAACAAAGATAAGGAAGATCCacgtaagggaaaaaaattcgaacAGTTGCACAACTTTTGCGCTCACACAGCAGGGTTGCACTCCTCAtgtccacccctaacaatgtCCAACCCTGGTGTGAGCACACATCATATTTTAGTTCCATAATAGGTCCTAATcacattaaagaaaaaaaaagaaatcttccccttccctacTTCTAATCCTTCTACTCCTTCCAATCCTTCCACACCCTTTCCCTGCAGAAGAAGTCTCTAAACCTGCAGCAGAAGAGACTAATTCCAAACAAGAAGAACCACCCGCTGCTCCTGGTCTTCCTGAAGATGGTCCTCAAAAATCTGCTGAAACTGCTGTACTGGGTGATGGGCGTGCCAGTTCCAGTGCTGGCACACCTATTGCTAAACCACTTATTGACAAGAAAGGAATcgatcccttccttccttaccttcctctTGCTCCTGCCGTGCTTGGTATTTCTATCATGAGCTACTTgctctggaaggtaagaaaaaaaaaaaaaattaataaattaataaaaaaaaaggaggaaaagaaaaaaaaaaggaacaaaaaaaaaaaaaggggggtaggATTCCGCACTTAACGTTCTACGTTTCAGTGTActggatttcgcattttagggtgtgtatctataggatttcacacttgggtttgaagtagtaattactgttgcgtgaacaaacatttcgcatccctattaaagaaatattttctccctttttattattattatttttttttttttagtacttTGGTATGCTTGGTAAAAATAGAAGACGTTACAAAAGAGCTTATCAAGCACGTagtccctccttagaacagcagattgttgaccatTTGGACCAGGATGATGCTCCACgtgaatattacattgtaaaggaacgcaaacctcgttctacgcctataaaaaggaggaaaaaacatgcCGGCCATCGCCGTGctggtgtacgtcgccgcatgattattgatattcatttagaaatcttagacgaatgtcaaaaaggggacctgcattggacgaaggaagactttttcgaaattttggttcaagaatttatgggaagcgaatttataaaggaggaagactttgctccaaaggaagttgttcctaGGGAATGTGATACTAAGGAACGGGTTctaagttcagattccgggtttagggaaggaacactttgttcctaaggaagaatgtgTTCCTAAGTAACGTGTTGCTATGGCaggggttccaagttcagattccgggtttggGGAAGAAGACTCTGTCCCTACACAAgttattcctaaggaacaggttccatgttcagatttcgGGCTTAGGGAGGGataatttcttcctaaggaagactttgttcgtAAGGAGGATGTTCCTAGGGAAGAGGTTTCAacggaacaggttccaagtacaggttccgggtttagggtgtaggaaatatttttattttttcttttttttttgttttgtattttgtattgtattaaattttttacgttgATATGTGGtcaatataagtggaaaaaaaaaaatttcggcACTTTGTTTTGATTTGtttcgtaaaattttttttattgaagaattaaaaaaaatgcttattcattctgctacaaaaattttgacttcaccaacttttttttggttttttaaaatacgtgaatatttctttgaaaaggtgtccatcttttttcattttattttctttttccgcgCCTCTTTTTGGTAgtatattctttccttatgtgcttattcatacatacaaatggaaggaagaaaagaaagaaaaataaagaaaataaggaaaaaaaagacaaagtagaaaaagaatgaaaaaaaagaaggaaatgggtcaaagaaggaagaatggaagaaaaacaaatggaggaaaaaagaatggtcattttgcgtctttccttacactgtatatataaactgtgtgcGTTAATTTATGCTTCTTCCAGAGGAGTGGGGTAGGGATATTCCATTCAACGTCAGATGCTACATTACACACGATGTGTTACATCACATACGAtgttacatgttctgataacctaccatcccgcgaccccgtgtattattattatttgttttttcactttctctGGTCGCCTGTCTTGTATATGCAGCAGATCGTACTGTGGAATTTTCGCTTGCATCCAGTATGGAATTTGTTCTGGAAGCCTCTGTAAAGGTGTCGATTTCACTTCCGGCagatctttttcctcttcttcttccctttgaatggttaccaaacaaagaagaccatggtttatactgaagggaagaagtatgttagggtggtggtaggtggaagagaaggttgttaggtgggttggtggaaggaaggttgtgttaggggtggtaggtggatggaaggttgtgttaggggtggtaggtggatggaaggttgtgAGGATGGTGGTTGGTCAAAGGAAGGGTGTAAGGGGTGCAAATTtgtgtgttagggtggaaggaaggttgttaaatgattcaattttttttattttttaagttttgaaaaattttgatgcttactttgtataataagaaaGGAGCGCCAATTGTTGCTAACGTACCAAGGATAGAAGAGATGGTTGCATTGGTGGTGGCTTTATTTAAGTTTGCCTCTGCTTGAAGGGATGCCGTTTTTGCTTCAGACTCTATTCTTTCTTGTGCAGATTGTAATGCAGATTTCTCTTGCGTCAGTTTTTGCCTGTCACTGGAACATGCTTCATTTTGTGTTCTTACTGTTTCGATATCATTTGATGTTTTACAGTACAGTTCTATCACTTTCGCTATATCACAATATGCCCCGTACTGCGCTTCGAACTCTTTACAATATTGACCACTTACATTGGGTCCCGTTTTACAATTTCCTCTTACAGCCGTGCACGCTGAAAGAACACCACTCCGGTAAGTCGACCAACTCAGATCACAATTGGGATTACCTGCCTTTAAACCCTTTTCTACAATACTATAATCTAAGGAAtaatggaatattttttccctattattaaaaatatccCTTTGAACatccttatatataatttcacATTTCTTACCAGTGACAGCATTTCCCAGCGTttcgtaaattttcttcagaaGGTCTGATAACTGCCTACCATTTAGGGCGTTCCGGAATTCACGTCCCACCCAATAGTAATAGAAATAGCAGGGTTCCCTCTTGTAGTAAGAGAGCTGATTCCATTGACATGCGGTACAATAGGCCTTTGTGATCTTTTCCTCGGAACCAGAAAGTACAGGGTACTCAGTTTTCAGTGCAGTCCTTAATGTTCCTCCCAATTTTTCGGCGCCTCCACCACTGCTGTCACAATTGTCTATACGATCATTATTGAAGGTTCCCAGGAAATTGGATTCTGAAGGTAAACTTCTTGGAAATATAAcctgcaaatatatataatgggcAGGCAGAAAGGAGGCAGAGTAGAAGGGGAGTGGAATGtatgaatatgtatatatatgatatatatatatacctatatatataggtatatatagtctatatgtatgtatatacatatatatgtgggtgtatatatgtatatatacatatgtatatatataggcatatatgtaagtacattCCATGtgtattccttcctcttacACACGtgcattccttcctttcacacacatattccttcctctcacacactctttctttctttataacCCATCAATATTTGCCCCCTCTGGGCAATAttaccccttccttcaatatattttccttaccGTTGGTCCTGTTTCTGACATGGTTTATATTTgtattgtatatttttcttgtgtATAATGGAATTTTTCTCAAGggttttttatatatttaaaaaaagggaaggaaggggtgtaagTATTATACTTGTTTAataatgattatgaataGTGGAATATACGTCTGTACTATTATGAATGGGTAAATATGAGTATATGTGAATATTGATTAATATTGAAAtttcttatttattcattctttctctATGTAATTTATTATTGTGCTCTGCGCTTGCATGATTATTCGAAATATTgagttattatttatatatacacgatTTACTGtgattgcacatatatatataattagcatatatatatatatacctcatatatgtacatatatatacatgaaggAGGGGTTtggaacactttttttatctcttccccttttctccttttctttccttttcttttctttccttcctttcgcCTTCTTTTGAAgcaggagaaaattttattatttttttgttttaacgTGTTTTGGTTGTTATTTCTTAAAAGAGAACAAGTGTTGattgttgttcattaaaaaattgataacAAATATTACATAGTTCATACATGCATGTGCATAGTGAGCACTCAACCTCCACCCTTTTCggaatgtgtgtgtacattgaTCAACTGGTACTATGTGTTCGATAtgaatttattcatattttataGTAAATTATACTCCATTTCATGATCACGATAACTCTGTTTTTTAacaacttcccttttttgttccatttcctttattttattttttaaaggaataagaaggaaaaggaagaaaaggagtgaagaagaaagggtgtgaaggaagtagaaggagtgtaggaaagaaggaaaaggaagaaataagaaggaaggaaagaaggaataagaaggaaaaagaaggaataagaaggaaaaggagggagaaggaaggtttaaggtgtaagggaaaaggaagaaaatgaaggaacatattacatacgttgataagcCACATTCCTCGACCTTGTATTActtctattccttcctccgtCCCTGTGCCGTCCATCATTATATAAAGTAGAACCATTCGTTGTTGTTGAATCTGCTACGGATTCTATGGTAGAGTTGTCCgttgttgtatataatgtagTAGAATCGTCTAAAAACCTGTTGAATGGTCGAtctgttgttcttctttttctgctgttGCTTCTCCCACCAGAGGAAAGGGTGTTACTTATCCCACGGAATAGTGGTGCATactaataagaaaaaaaaaaggggatgtgaaaatatatatctgtatatatatatacatatacatatatgcctatatataaatatatatgtagatatatatatgtacttatatatgtgtacaagtgtgtattgtatatatatagtatatgtatatatatgcatatatatatatgtatataagtgTGTAATTGTTActgtacttactttatacaAAAGGAAACTGACGACGCCAATTCCTAGGACAGAGAAAACGGATGATATGGCGGTAGTAGGGATGGTTCCACCGGAGGAATTTACTTCCCCTGTTTGTAATTGGATTGATGCATGTTCGGGCCCCTCCGAAAGTTTCTGTCCAGAATCTATGGTGCATGTTAAAGTTGACCGCCTCTCTTGAATAGGTCCTTTATATGTTCTATTATATTCTTCACAATGCTTATCAGCACTACTACTACTCCCACTTGGACCATCTGGATTACTTGGACATTTTGTATTTAATGATTCGTAAGCTGAGATAATGTTCTGTAGGTGTTTCTTATATTGTTCAGAACAGAAATTTTCGGTTTCCTTCAGTTGcatttctattttattatgGTCGAGGAAGTATTCATATACTGCTTTCATGTCATTGAAAGTGTCCTTGTCAATTTTACTGTCATCATATATAATCGCACACTCCTTCCCATTCAAAACTACTTTGAGTTCTTCATAGatctttttcataaaatcCAAAAATGattgaatttttaatttgttaacTAATatatctcctaaccaataataaaagaaatggcaCGGCTGACTGTAGGTCGGATATTGTCCTCCGCTGATAATTGCATTGCACCAGGCGTCCATGATGCTTTCCACATGCTTTTTAATATCGTCCTTCCCATCAAGTGCACCTTCCAGTGCAGTCTTTACATTTCCGGTCGAAATTGCATAGGTATTACACCCATTCCAGCGTCTATCGAATTGACCGTACATACtttttgaaggtaaattttgcaaatcctgatcctataaatatataattgggCAAGCGGTTCATACATtcttatgtacatatgtacatgtatatgtatgtatatatatgtgtatacatataacactacatatatatgtacatatgtatatatatgtacgtaaaTGTACGTGCATtggaatgtgtatatatacatatgtgcattggAAAGTATGTATGTGCCCCCCACTGTGTGCAAtttattatacattatttgtgtgtacacacacacacacagggggaaaaaaacatatgacATTGTATTCATCATATATTCacaaacacatatatgcacatatatatatattccacatatatatatatatacatatatattccttccaccctttcCAATTTCCACCACCAGCCCACTTCCTTTAAACACGTGGGGATTGATGTGGGTGGACatccattatttttcttccccctcattctcttttttttttatatttcttactgtcattgtttatgtttgtgtgtacatattcttTACACAAtaaattttgtattgtaaTGTGTTGCTGCTCCTATGTATTCATACATGCATGtgttcatgtatatatttttctgtgggtatatagtaaatttatattaaagcTGTTATTTCTACATACACGCATTTAGAGCATGCATaaatgtgcatgtaaaattttcttgtataaaatttttttttttacaaatttctGTACAAACTGAACGCACTTCCCATGGATGGTTACCATAAACGATTGCATATTATTACATACActtcttatttcttctcgcacttttaaataagtatatatatatatatatatatatatatatcattctatcccacctaccatcctacactcttcttctctttctttctttttttttttgctttattaataataaaaaccgttctttccttttttttcttttttttcttcttcctttttttttcattttattttcttcttcttttatttttcttcttctttttttttccttcttgttttttccttctttttccttttttttccttccagggaaggaatgttgttcccattcctttccttccttctaaggcagattgttcccttcctttt from Plasmodium coatneyi strain Hackeri chromosome 12, complete sequence includes these protein-coding regions:
- a CDS encoding SICA antigen; its protein translation is MSKEEEVKEGSKKEEGRWLGILEGKEEGQDDAVEEIEEEEEEEEAGKVQEENGNKDKEDPRLHSSCPPLTMSNPGKKSLNLQQKRLIPNKKNHPLLLVFLKMVLKNLLKLLYWYFGMLGKNRRRYKRAYQARSPSLEQQIVDHLDQDDAPREYYIVKERKPRSTPIKRRKKHAGHRRAGVRRRMIIDIHLEILDECQKGDLHWTKEDFFEILVQEFMGSEFIKEEDFAPKEVVPRECDTKERVLSSDSGFREGTLCS
- a CDS encoding KIR protein, translating into MSETGPTVIFPRSLPSESNFLGTFNNDRIDNCDSSGGGAEKLGGTLRTALKTEYPVLSGSEEKITKAYCTACQWNQLSYYKREPCYFYYYWVGREFRNALNGRQLSDLLKKIYETLGNAVTGKKCEIIYKDVQRDIFNNREKIFHYSLDYSIVEKGLKAGNPNCDLSWSTYRSGVLSACTAVRGNCKTGPNVSGQYCKEFEAQYGAYCDIAKVIELYCKTSNDIETVRTQNEACSSDRQKLTQEKSALQSAQERIESEAKTASLQAEANLNKATTNATISSILGTLATIGAPFLLYKYKPWSSLFGNHSKGRRRGKRSAGSEIDTFTEASRTNSILDASENSTVRSAAYTRQATRESEKTNNNNTRGRGMVGYQNM